One part of the Ornithodoros turicata isolate Travis chromosome 2, ASM3712646v1, whole genome shotgun sequence genome encodes these proteins:
- the LOC135384981 gene encoding uncharacterized protein K02A2.6-like: MDVSSQQPPLTYQLAAPEPFTFVPEHWTTWKRRWERFRTASGLHAKNAAEQVNSFVYLMGPKAEEIFATLPIPAGKKESYADVVAAFEGFFIVKKNVVYERAVFNSRSQLEGEPAADFITALYALVETCEYGNLKDELLRDRIVVGVRDKKLSTKLQMESDLTLERAVLLTKQTETVGRQQENLKHSANAAPAQTVHVDRLQAKSKQTKKIQAKAVSSSTEEHSKATQSCYWCGKPGKHPRPQCPAAKARCNKCGKPGHFASVCKAKRLRQVVQQPQGTQNEDEVFFAGAITTAQKKMPWKVSVLVNDQDVTFRLDTGADVTVVPTNLLSILKIESTLVKPDMVILGPARQRLDVVGTLHATVAFQGKRVEANLYVTKGLDEPLLGLDLIESLDILRQVNGAYVGPLLDPVDEYPELFQGLGQTLYECKIRLKSEIEPITVTSPRRIPVPLLKAVENQLLKMESEGVITRVDEPTDWCSPIVVVPKKNGDVRICVDYTNLNKCVQREYHPIPSVEPLLATLGQAQYFSRLDAYSGFYQFNRLPFGISCAPEHFQRMIHQLTGGLDGIVCHIDDILVWGKTREEHDNRLHEVLKRLKEKGLTLNRKKCVFAQETITFLGHVINRDGVTPDQSKIAAIVDMPAPTNVTELKRFLGMVNFIARFIPNLAAKTAPLRELLRKDVSFTWDCAQQHAFEEVKNWLMSPPVLALYCPMKATILSADASSYGLGAVLMQRQEDKSLRVVAYASKSLTEAEGGYSQIEKEALAVTWACEKFKDYVVGLKFHIETDHKPLISLFTRKPVDDLTPRLQRLRLRMMRFDYTMQHVPGKDLVVADTLSRQPLPEQENAHLAEEVAEFEEALIRHVRVPDVSHQRLLQAQNQDAVCKTLRTYLQTTWPDTKSQVCEDCLPYWQFRNELTLHEGILMRGQRFLIPAALRPSVLSSLHDGHEGIVKCKRRAKESCWWPGISHDIVDMVEKCVSCMKQRLPRSQPLISTPFPDRPWQRVAMDLFYANGKNYLLVTDYYSRYIEIALLENQRPETVILKSKSIFARHGIPETVVTDNGPQFRSEFTIFAKDWGFAHTTSSPKYPQSNGCAEAAVKIAKAKISKSSDPYRALLAYRATPLANGFSPAELLFNRRLRTHVPIAAELLLPSVPDADQLSAFEGERRKRQEINFNRRHSVREREEFQPQQKVWVTDLKRHGTILSVADTPRSYWVITDQGTVRRNAKHLVLDHRGSSIDDDQLSVSSLPCVSRPSPFDGTTPQTVTEASGPTSRYGRHLKPPTRYGYGQS; the protein is encoded by the exons ATGGATGTGTCTTCACAACAACCGCCCCTGACCTACCAGCTCGCTGCACCAGAGCCGTTTACGTTTGTACCAGAGCACTGGACAACGTGGAAAAGACGATGGGAACGATTCCGCACCGCCTCAGGTCTCCATGCCAAGAACGCAGCCGAGCAAGTCAACTCCTTCGTGTACCTGATGGGTCCCAAAGCCGAGGAGATTTTCGCCACTCTACCAATTCCTGCAGGAAAGAAGGAATCGTACGCCGATGTCGTCGCGGCGTTCGAAGGGTTTTTCATTGTAAAGAAGAACGTGGTGTATGAACGGGCTGTGTTCAACAGCCGCTCGCAACTCGAGGGAGAGCCGGCAGCGGACTTCATCACTGCGCTGTATGCGTTAGTTGAAACATGTGAGTACGGCAACCTCAAAGACGAGCTTCTCAGGGATCGAATCGTGGTCGGAGTTCGAGACAAAAAACTGTCCACAAAGTTGCAAATGGAGAGCGACCTGACCTTGGAACGAGCAGTACTGCTTACCAAGCAAACTGAAACCGTCGGGCGGCAGCAAGAGAATCTCAAACACTCCGCCAACGCGGCGCCAGCTCAAACCGTCCATGTTGACAGACTACAAGCGAAGTCAAAACAGACAAAGAAGATCCAAGCCAAGGCTGTTTCAAGTTCAACGGAGGAACATTCTAAAGCGACACAATCATGCTACTGGTGTGGGAAGCCAGGAAAACATCCTAGGCCACAATGCCCCGCAGCAAAAGCTCGATGCAACAAGTGTGGCAAACCGGGTCATTTTGCCTCAGTATGCAAAGCCAAGCGGCTACGGCAGGTTGTTCAGCAGCCTCAAGGCACACAGAATGAGGACGAAGTGTTCTTTGCTGGAGCAATCACCACTGCTCAGAAGAAAATGCCATGGAAAGTTTCGGTCCTTGTTAATGATCAGGATGTTACTTTCCGTCTGGACACCGGTGCTGATGTCACTGTCGTACCAACTAACCTGCTATCAATACTAAAGATAGAGTCTACCCTTGTGAAGCCAGACATGGTCATCCTCGGACCAGCTAGACAACGTCTGGATGTCGTGGGAACTCTGCATGCAACTGTTGCATTTCAAGGTAAACGTGTTGAGGCAAACCTCTACGTCACAAAGGGCCTAGATGAACCACTCCTTGGGTTGGACCTTATCGAGAGTCTCGATATTCTGCGCCAAGTGAACGGAGCCTACGTAGGGCCGCTCCTGGATCCAGTCGACGAGTACCCAGAGCTGTTTCAAGGCTTGGGACAAACACTCTACGAATGCAAAATCCGATTGAAATCCGAAATTGAGCCCATTACTGTGACATCACCACGGCGCATACCGGTTCCTTTGTTGAAGGCCGTAGAGAATCAGCTCCTGAAGATGGAAAGTGAAGGCGTTATTACCAGAGTTGACGAACCAACTGACTGGTGCTCTCCCATTGTAGTAGTGCCTAAAAAGAACGGGGATGTGCGCATATGTGTGGACTACACAAATCTCAACAAATGTGTGCAACGAGAATATCACCCAATTCCAAGTGTAGAACCGCTCCTCGCTACACTAGGACAAGCCCAGTATTTTTCTCGCTTGGATGCATATTCAGGGTTTTATCAG TTCAACAGACTGCCCTTTGGTATCTCTTGTGCTCCAGAGCACTTCCAGAGAATGATTCACCAGCTGACAGGAGGACTAGATGGCATTGTATGCCACATTGACGATATTCTAGTCTGGGGAAAAACCAGGGAGGAACACGACAACCGCCTACACGAAGTCTTGAAGAGACTAAAAGAGAAAGGGCTTACACTCAATCGCAAAAAATGTGTGTTTGCACAAGAAACAATCACTTTTTTGGGGCATGTGATCAACAGAGATGGGGTCACACCAGACCAGAGTAAGATAGCTGCCATCGTGGACATGCCAGCACCTACAAATGTCACTGAACTCAAGAGGTTCCTCGGAATGGTTAACTTCATCGCACGTTTCATACCAAACCTGGCAGCCAAGACTGCCCCGTTAAGGGAACTGCTTCGCAAGGATGTCTCATTTACTTGGGACTGTGCTCAACAACATGCATTTGAAGAAGTAAAAAACTGGCTCATGTCACCACCTGTTCTGGCACTGTACTGTCCAATGAAAGCAACAATACTATCAGCCGATGCTTCAAGTTATGGCCTTGGAGCAGTCCTCATGCAGCGACAAgaggacaaaagtttgcgggtCGTTGCCTACGCATCCAAGTCACTCACGGAGGCAGAAGGTGGTTACTCTCAAATAGAAAAGGAAGCCCTTGCAGTCACATGGGCGTGTGAGAAATTCAAAGACTACGTGGTCGGATTGAAGTTTCACATAGAAACAGATCACAAGCCACTTATTTCTCTGTTCACCAGGAAACCAGTAGATGACCTCACACCGCGCCTTCAACGCTTACGTCTCAGGATGATGCGCTTCGACTATACAATGCAACATGTGCCAGGCAAAGACCTCGTAGTTGCAGATACATTGTCCAGACAACCACTCCCCGAACAAGAAAATGCACATCTCGCGGAGGAAGTTGCAGAATTTGAAGAGGCTCTTATCCGTCACGTACGTGTCCCAGATGTAAGTCATCAGAGACTTTTGCAAGCGCAAAACCAGGACGCCGTGTGCAAAACTTTGCGTACATATCTCCAGACTACCTGGCCAGACACAAAGTCACAAGTGTGTGAGGACTGCTTACCATACTGGCAGTTCAGAAATGAACTTACTTTGCATGAAGGAATTCTGATGAGAGGACAGAGATTCCTCATACCTGCAGCATTGCGTCCTTCAGTACTTAGCTCTCTCCACGACGGACACGAGGGCATAGTCAAATGCAAAAGGCGAGCCAAAGAGTCCTGCTGGTGGCCAGGCATATCGCATGATATAGTTGACATGGTGGAGAAATGTGTGAGTTGCATGAAGCAAAGACTGCCTCGGAGCCAACCTCTTATTTCAACTCCTTTCCCTGACCGCCCATGGCAAAGGGTGGCAATGGATCTTTTTTATGCCAATGGGAAGAACTACTTGTTAGTAACGGACTACTACTCCCGCTACATCGAAATCGCTCTTCTGGAGAACCAGAGGCCGGAGACAGTCATCCTTAAGTCAAAGTCGATTTTTGCGAGACATGGGATTCCGGAAACGGTGGTCACGGACAACGGGCCACAGTTTCGCTCAGAGTTCACCATTTTTGCCAAGGATTGGGGTTTTGCCCACACCACTTCGAGCCCCAAATATCCACAGAGTAATGGTTGCGCTGAAGCAGCGGTAAAAATCGCGAAAGCGAAGATCTCGAAATCGTCTGACCCTTACAGAGCACTCCTAGCGTATCGAGCAACGCCCCTGGCCAATGGTTTCAGCCCTGCTGAACTGCTGTTCAACAGACGGTTGCGCACACATGTACCTATCGCGGCGGAGCTGCTGCTACCATCTGTGCCCGATGCTGATCAGCTGAGCGCATTTGAAGGCGAAAGAAGAAAGCGTCAAGAAATAAATTTCAACAGGCGACATTCTGTCCGAGAACGTGAGGAGTTCCAACCTCAGCAGAAGGTCTGGGTAACTGACCTCAAACGCCACGGAACGATATTGAGTGTGGCTGACACTCCTCGGTCCTACTGGGTTATCACCGATCAGGGCACCGTTCGCCGAAATGCAAAGCACTTAGTGCTTGACCACCGAGGAAGCAGCATTGACGATGATCAGCTGTCTGTTTCCAGTTTGCCCTGCGTTTCTCGTCCAAGTCCATTCGATGGGACAACCCCACAAACAGTAACGGAAGCGTCTGGACCTACGTCACGTTACGGAAGACATCTGAAGCCACCAACCCGTTACGGGTACGGCCAGAGTTAA